In a genomic window of Leptospira hartskeerlii:
- a CDS encoding STAS domain-containing protein translates to MLIKVDYEILNGDHEALRAYLNSHVEGNPASVILDLDEVQVLTSVALGTLVAFANRLRGQGVLLETINVSPKLLEIIKLVALDQALGIR, encoded by the coding sequence ATGCTGATCAAAGTAGATTATGAGATCCTAAATGGTGATCATGAGGCTTTGCGTGCCTATTTGAATTCTCATGTAGAAGGGAATCCTGCTTCTGTAATTTTAGATCTGGATGAAGTGCAGGTGCTTACTTCGGTCGCTTTAGGGACCCTGGTGGCGTTTGCAAATCGTCTCCGAGGCCAGGGAGTACTCTTGGAAACTATTAATGTTAGCCCTAAATTACTGGAAATTATTAAGTTAGTCGCTTTAGATCAGGCATTGGGTATTCGCTGA
- a CDS encoding CheR family methyltransferase — translation MDDSFSSFSQITDEEFKFIKDLMYKETGIFLADHKKIMVQSRLNSRARMHKMQNVSEYIRGLQADRKFFQSELTELINRITTNKTDFFRENHHFEFLKETFFPSVEEKALKSGKKQLRIWSSACSTGEEPYTIAITCAEYFMHKPGWDIKIFASDIDTNVVQTAQEGIYKADRLEPVSENLKKRYFLKVKDLSGKNQDTYQVKPEIKSMIEFHKVNLLETPYPIREKVDCIFCRNVIIYFDKPTQKKIFENFEHVLKDRGLLVIGHSETLFGISEAYKFLGHTVYQKKPKI, via the coding sequence ATGGATGATAGTTTTTCCAGTTTTTCTCAGATCACAGACGAAGAGTTCAAATTCATCAAGGATTTGATGTATAAGGAAACCGGAATATTCTTGGCGGATCATAAAAAGATAATGGTCCAATCCAGGCTGAATTCCAGGGCCAGAATGCATAAAATGCAGAATGTTTCGGAATATATCCGAGGTCTGCAGGCAGACCGCAAGTTTTTTCAGAGTGAACTTACGGAACTTATCAATCGTATTACCACCAATAAAACGGATTTCTTCCGAGAAAATCATCATTTCGAATTTTTAAAGGAGACTTTCTTTCCTTCCGTAGAGGAGAAGGCCTTGAAGTCCGGAAAAAAACAGCTTCGTATCTGGTCCAGTGCCTGCTCCACAGGCGAAGAACCTTATACAATTGCGATCACTTGTGCCGAATATTTTATGCACAAGCCTGGCTGGGATATTAAAATTTTTGCATCCGATATCGATACGAATGTGGTGCAAACAGCTCAAGAAGGTATTTATAAAGCGGATCGTCTGGAGCCTGTAAGCGAGAATCTTAAAAAAAGATATTTTCTAAAAGTGAAGGATCTTTCCGGAAAGAACCAGGACACGTATCAGGTAAAACCGGAGATCAAGTCCATGATCGAATTCCATAAAGTAAATCTTTTAGAAACTCCTTATCCGATACGAGAGAAGGTGGATTGTATTTTTTGTAGAAATGTGATTATCTATTTCGATAAGCCTACCCAAAAGAAAATTTTCGAGAATTTCGAACATGTGCTGAAGGACAGAGGTCTTTTAGTGATCGGTCACTCTGAAACTCTTTTTGGTATTTCTGAAGCGTATAAGTTCTTAGGTCATACTGTTTATCAGAAAAAACCTAAAATTTGA
- a CDS encoding methyl-accepting chemotaxis protein — MQRNSLKIIILAVSTITIVLLTVGISSFAYFTAKKYVEEAYIDEMKKISRLAGKHIKFFFDQQTTLAEFVNSNVPFIKATISKDKGNLNPTLENVFKKYDTYENVFLSTPEVNPLVFADATGKAINFRWGGTGFDANIKAALEGKNLLSKVNRSPVTGEAVAVLTVPTKDGNQVVGILGFAISLSKMTETIVNGITIGSDGYIAITDLDGVVVGHPDKSLILKLDLSKTDWGKKLMTLPSEQHMEYFFKKEKIATVYDVPEYGLRVSAVVSKDELAEVVHQMLFRIIAFALVFLIVSIFVIYKIVNVRLHPLQEARELFRSMSTGDLTASLKIYHEDEIGDLSKDTNSFLESLRTSVRDIQKISQELAASAEELSASSENFSNGAQSTAASTEEMSATVEEMSAGMDNISGSIYNQYKNISEFQIKITELSQSVNQIGREVQDTLNMARSISLQAKKGEESLSGMNAMISNILKSSGEMTAIIGIINDISEQTQLLALNAAIEAARAGEAGKGFAVVAEEISKLSEKTASSIKSISAMITKNTGELDSGAKGIQASTEIIHAIIRNVDQVSGAMDRLYSITGSQTEINQAVTDNAGKVKTESEAVKLSTDEQKKAVSEISQVIMQINEHTINTASGAEQMSSSSRNLSNTAEILKNISEKFKL; from the coding sequence ATGCAAAGAAACAGTTTAAAGATCATTATCCTCGCAGTAAGCACAATTACTATCGTTCTACTTACAGTGGGAATCTCCTCATTCGCATACTTTACCGCAAAAAAATATGTAGAAGAAGCTTACATCGACGAGATGAAAAAGATCTCGAGACTCGCTGGAAAACATATTAAGTTTTTCTTCGATCAACAGACTACTTTAGCGGAATTCGTGAATTCAAACGTTCCGTTTATCAAGGCAACCATTTCTAAGGATAAGGGCAACCTGAATCCGACACTCGAAAACGTATTCAAAAAATATGATACTTACGAGAACGTATTCTTATCCACCCCAGAAGTAAATCCTTTAGTCTTCGCAGACGCCACGGGAAAAGCGATCAATTTCCGTTGGGGAGGAACAGGCTTTGACGCAAATATCAAGGCTGCATTAGAAGGAAAAAATCTTTTAAGCAAAGTAAACCGTTCTCCGGTAACCGGAGAAGCAGTTGCGGTTCTTACTGTTCCAACCAAAGACGGAAATCAAGTAGTAGGCATTCTAGGTTTTGCGATCTCTCTTAGCAAAATGACTGAGACCATAGTAAACGGAATTACGATCGGATCCGACGGATACATTGCAATCACCGATCTGGACGGCGTAGTCGTAGGGCATCCGGATAAATCGCTCATCTTAAAATTGGATCTAAGCAAAACGGATTGGGGCAAAAAGTTAATGACCCTTCCCTCCGAACAACATATGGAGTATTTTTTCAAAAAGGAAAAAATCGCCACGGTTTACGATGTTCCTGAATACGGGCTTAGGGTTTCCGCAGTAGTATCCAAGGACGAACTCGCAGAAGTAGTTCACCAAATGTTATTTAGGATCATCGCATTTGCTCTCGTCTTCTTGATAGTTTCCATATTCGTTATTTATAAAATAGTAAACGTTCGCCTCCATCCGTTACAGGAAGCGAGAGAATTATTCCGCTCCATGTCGACTGGAGACCTAACAGCAAGTTTAAAAATTTATCATGAAGACGAGATAGGAGATCTGAGTAAAGATACCAACTCCTTCCTAGAAAGTCTTAGAACTTCAGTAAGGGATATCCAAAAGATCTCCCAAGAACTTGCGGCTTCTGCAGAAGAATTATCTGCGAGTTCTGAAAACTTCTCCAATGGAGCTCAGTCCACAGCGGCATCTACGGAAGAAATGTCCGCCACAGTAGAAGAAATGTCCGCAGGGATGGACAATATTTCCGGCTCCATCTACAATCAGTACAAGAATATTTCCGAATTCCAGATCAAGATCACTGAACTCTCTCAGAGTGTAAACCAGATAGGCAGAGAAGTCCAGGATACATTGAACATGGCAAGGTCGATCTCTCTCCAGGCAAAAAAGGGAGAAGAATCACTTTCCGGAATGAACGCGATGATCTCGAATATTCTAAAATCATCCGGAGAAATGACCGCGATCATAGGGATCATCAACGATATCTCGGAACAAACTCAACTTCTCGCATTGAACGCAGCAATCGAAGCGGCAAGAGCTGGAGAGGCAGGAAAAGGATTCGCTGTCGTTGCGGAAGAGATCTCTAAACTCTCAGAAAAGACAGCGTCTTCCATCAAGTCCATCTCCGCAATGATCACTAAAAACACCGGAGAATTGGACAGCGGCGCTAAAGGGATCCAGGCATCCACCGAGATCATTCATGCGATCATCCGGAATGTGGATCAGGTTTCAGGTGCAATGGATAGATTATACTCCATCACAGGATCTCAAACTGAGATCAATCAAGCTGTGACAGATAACGCAGGAAAAGTCAAAACGGAATCGGAAGCGGTAAAATTATCGACTGACGAACAGAAAAAAGCGGTTTCGGAAATTTCTCAAGTGATCATGCAGATCAATGAGCATACGATCAATACTGCTTCCGGAGCGGAACAAATGTCTTCTTCTTCCAGAAACCTGTCGAATACCGCGGAGATACTCAAAAATATCTCCGAAAAATTCAAACTCTAA
- a CDS encoding methyl-accepting chemotaxis protein: MQKSSLKFILLGAGIVILTVLTLLISGNAYYFGQKKITENHLNQMQNVVAVVAQEFDAFLLSHTNVAKTLAADPRAIQTALTGKPIAGDFFKEVHHRYGIYENIFVMSLDGEKRILADSLDGRSLGYKAKGDELKDNVAAVKEGKHYLGPPQKSPITGLPVAVISVPIRSGANIVGVLNIALSFEDVSEKVINRIRIGEQGYVSVMSQTGLVIAHPKKEMIMNLDVAKEPYGKKMLELKSGEIFEFNFKGADRYSTVSRLDQWRMSIIAIQPKTEIREALGELLLSIGIISLTTVGISIFLLYILLKKRLDPLENAGKLFQTMSQGDLTSDIQVVYNDEIGAMSADLNSFITSLRISLKDIQRIAMELASSAEELTVSSQSFATGAQSTAASSEQMSATVEEMSAGMENISSVTDRQYSNILEFHTKIKELSSGVRKIGSEIKNTLQVAESISQEAKRGESSLTGMSNMIENILKSSGEMKSIIGIINDISDQTQLLALNAAIEAARAGEAGKGFAVVAEEISKLSVKTASSIKSIGEMINKNNSELDEGAKGIRSSVEILHSIIKNVDSVGKAMNHLFEITSAQESVNRSVDEQSDRVGTEAEGVKLATDEQKRAVREIAQVITQINEHTLNTASGSEQMSSSAQNLATTAEVLKNITEKFKI, from the coding sequence ATGCAAAAAAGCAGTTTAAAATTCATTCTTCTAGGCGCAGGCATCGTTATTCTTACTGTACTAACGTTATTGATCTCCGGTAATGCCTATTATTTCGGCCAGAAAAAGATCACCGAAAACCATTTAAACCAAATGCAGAATGTGGTAGCGGTGGTTGCTCAAGAGTTCGACGCATTTTTACTCTCTCATACGAATGTCGCTAAGACGTTAGCCGCAGATCCCAGGGCAATACAAACTGCACTCACAGGAAAACCGATTGCAGGTGATTTTTTCAAAGAAGTACACCATAGATACGGGATTTACGAAAACATTTTCGTGATGAGCTTGGATGGAGAAAAAAGGATCTTAGCCGATAGTTTGGATGGAAGGTCTCTGGGTTATAAAGCAAAAGGAGACGAGCTAAAGGATAATGTCGCCGCAGTAAAGGAGGGAAAACATTATTTAGGTCCTCCTCAAAAATCTCCGATCACAGGACTACCTGTTGCAGTGATATCGGTTCCGATCCGCAGCGGTGCGAATATAGTCGGAGTCTTAAACATTGCCCTCTCCTTTGAAGATGTTTCCGAAAAAGTGATCAATAGGATCCGCATCGGCGAGCAAGGTTACGTTTCCGTAATGAGCCAAACAGGACTGGTGATCGCTCACCCTAAAAAAGAAATGATCATGAACCTGGACGTGGCCAAAGAACCGTACGGCAAAAAGATGCTGGAATTAAAAAGCGGAGAAATTTTCGAATTCAATTTCAAAGGTGCGGATCGTTATTCTACGGTTTCCAGGTTGGACCAATGGAGAATGTCCATAATCGCCATCCAGCCTAAAACGGAGATAAGAGAAGCATTAGGAGAACTATTACTCTCGATCGGGATCATCAGCTTAACTACGGTCGGGATCTCTATTTTCCTACTTTATATTCTTCTAAAGAAAAGATTAGATCCGTTGGAAAATGCCGGCAAACTTTTCCAAACAATGTCTCAAGGCGACCTAACCTCGGACATTCAAGTGGTATACAACGACGAAATAGGCGCAATGAGCGCAGATCTAAATTCTTTTATCACAAGTCTTAGGATTTCTCTAAAGGATATCCAACGTATCGCGATGGAACTCGCTTCTTCCGCGGAAGAATTGACTGTTTCTTCCCAAAGTTTCGCAACGGGCGCCCAATCTACCGCTGCTTCTTCCGAACAAATGTCTGCGACTGTAGAAGAGATGTCTGCCGGTATGGAGAATATCTCCTCGGTCACAGATAGGCAATATTCGAATATATTAGAATTTCATACTAAAATAAAGGAACTGTCTTCCGGAGTTAGAAAGATAGGCTCAGAGATCAAAAACACTCTTCAGGTCGCAGAATCCATCTCCCAAGAAGCAAAGAGAGGAGAAAGTTCACTCACCGGAATGAGCAACATGATAGAGAATATCCTGAAGTCTTCCGGAGAAATGAAATCCATTATCGGGATCATCAACGATATTTCCGACCAAACACAACTTCTCGCATTGAACGCTGCGATCGAAGCTGCAAGAGCTGGAGAAGCAGGAAAAGGATTCGCAGTGGTCGCGGAAGAGATCTCCAAACTTTCAGTCAAAACAGCTTCTTCTATCAAATCCATTGGAGAAATGATCAATAAGAACAATTCCGAACTGGACGAAGGCGCTAAAGGAATACGTTCTTCAGTGGAGATCCTTCATAGCATCATCAAAAACGTGGATTCTGTTGGTAAAGCGATGAACCACCTATTTGAGATCACTTCTGCCCAAGAGTCCGTAAACAGATCCGTAGACGAACAATCGGATCGTGTTGGAACAGAAGCGGAAGGAGTAAAACTCGCAACCGATGAGCAAAAAAGGGCAGTAAGAGAGATCGCCCAGGTAATCACTCAGATCAACGAACATACATTAAATACAGCGTCCGGTTCAGAACAGATGTCTTCATCTGCTCAGAACCTTGCTACCACCGCAGAAGTACTGAAAAATATAACCGAAAAGTTCAAAATATAA